The sequence TGGTTACAAAGGGCAGGAAAATATTCAGACTCCTATGATTATACCTGGAGCTGGACTTGTCATATTGACAAGCTTTCTTGCCACCATCCAGGTCTCTTGGATCCCATGCCACAATCTTGCAATGAATGTAGACCTTAGGATggcataatacatttaaaaaaaaaaaagtcaaatttaaCAAACGCAAAACATTAAAGTTCACTGGATTTAGTTCTCACATCCTCTCCGGTGGCAAACTTGAAGGCTTGAAGATTTAGCCTGATCTCAGACAATTGGCTTCTTGGCAGAAACATTGAGCTAGACTTTTTGCTATCTATcagacacctaaaaaaaaaaccaaTTATAAATCAGATAATTCAGAAAGATAGCCAGACTTGGAGTGGAAAAGAGCACTCCTAGCCTCTGAACATACCCTTTATTGGTGATGAGTTGGTAACTATGAGAATCTGGACCCAACTCTGGTGTTGTAGATGCCACACATTCTTCCAAGAGCAGCATTAATGGCTGATGGGACTGCTGGTCTACTGAGGCAGCAACTGGGATCATTGAGCCCAGTGAAAATGTTGTGGAAGTGGCCACACCACTAAAATCATCTACAATCAGTTGAATTACAAGGATGTTCAGAGGAATACTGCCATGCAAAGCCAAAAAGCAATAACTATAATGCTGAAACTGACAAATGGCTTCAAGGTTTGTCGATTGTCCAGctaaatgtggattataaaattgTATCATCCATCAGGTTTGACTCACTATGCTCAAAATAAGTCTAAGAAGCCCCATTCAATTCATTACTGAATTCTAACAAAAATGTTTAGTTACTAGATTCTACCATTGCAGGGCAGAATAGTCAAGAATGCATAGGTTTAAACTGCACCCATACCTTTCATGAACGCCATATGGAAGGTCAAATCTCCCTGGCCATGTATTTGAAAGTGCAGAGGATCATACAAAGGAGGTGCCCAGTTTTCTGGCCTTAGAGCAACAACATGTCATATtaaaaacagagcagatgcaaACC comes from Xyrauchen texanus isolate HMW12.3.18 chromosome 9, RBS_HiC_50CHRs, whole genome shotgun sequence and encodes:
- the zp3f.1 gene encoding zona pellucida glycoprotein 3f, tandem duplicate 1, whose amino-acid sequence is MDQIVFQTEITSTTSSKTTQVYYPVSCAYERPENWAPPLYDPLHFQIHGQGDLTFHMAFMKDDFSGVATSTTFSLGSMIPVAASVDQQSHQPLMLLLEECVASTTPELGPDSHSYQLITNKGCLIDSKKSSSMFLPRSQLSEIRLNLQAFKFATGEDVYIHCKIVAWDPRDLDGGKKACQYDKSSSRWLLLDDPSQSSLCSCCDTNCRGRKKRGITADSSMMTSVLGPLVITGN